The following coding sequences lie in one Acropora palmata chromosome 3, jaAcrPala1.3, whole genome shotgun sequence genomic window:
- the LOC141877392 gene encoding Fanconi anemia core complex-associated protein 24-like isoform X1 produces the protein MDCYQCFWSPQQLLASFRKVVLSERTPLSSQYFLSLQKFVVIERDLVLLPVANSDEVGKILAQMVFLERKPQNNPYRIKMKPTPIDKALLTTLQAVPGLGQKKALSLLTQYGSIEQISKASTASLSTVVGKANAQQVKDFFQQAIHGGKRRSTLFCGKYI, from the exons ATGG ATTGTTATCAATGCTTCTGGAGCCCACAGCAATTACTG GCATCATTCAGGAAAGTGGTTTTGTCAGAAAGGACTCCACTGAGTTCCCAGTACTTTCTCAGCCTACAGAAATTTGTGGTAATTGAGAGGGACCTGGTACTTCTTCCAGTTGCTAATTCTGATGAAGTTGGGAAAATTTTGGCTCAAATG GTGTTTCTGGAGAGGAAACCGCAAAACAATCCATACCGGATCAAGATGAAACCAACTCCTATAGACAAAGCCCTACTCACGACTCTCCAAGCAGTACCAGGGCTGGGACAAAAGAAGGCATTGTCTCTCTTGACGCAGTATGGCA GTATTGAACAAATCAGTAAGGCATCAACCGCT tcTCTATCAACTGTGGTTGGAAAAGCAAATGCCCAACAAGTGAAGGATTTTTTCCAACAAGCAATTCATGGAGGCAAGAGGAGGAGCACACTGTTTTGCGGAAAATACATTTAA